The Corynebacterium vitaeruminis DSM 20294 genome window below encodes:
- a CDS encoding pyridoxal phosphate-dependent aminotransferase, producing the protein MSKKEATPSQSAPKKKQRRIFDQSEKMKDVLYEIRGPVAAEAERLELDGHRILKLNTGNPAIFGFEAPDVIMRDMIAALPTSQGYSTSKGIIPARRAIVTRYEVIPGFPSFDVEDVYIGNGVSELITMTMQALLNDGDEVLIPAPDYPLWTAATSLAGGKPVHYLCDEDNKWFPDIEDIKAKVSDKTKAIVIINPNNPTGAVYSKEILQQIVDIAREHDLLILADEIYDRILYDGAVHTSIATLAPDLLCITYNGLSKAYRVCGYRAGWMVVTGPKQYAKGFIEGLDLLSGTRLCPNVPGQHAIQVALGGRQSIYDLTAESGRLHKQRDAAWEGLNAIPGVSCVKPMGALYAFPKLDLNYYDIHDDTQLMLDLLRAEKILLVQGTGFNWPKPDHFRVVFLPWASELKEAIERLGNFLSGYKQ; encoded by the coding sequence GTGAGTAAAAAAGAAGCCACCCCCAGCCAGAGCGCGCCGAAGAAGAAGCAGCGCCGCATCTTCGATCAGTCGGAGAAGATGAAGGACGTCCTGTACGAAATTCGCGGGCCGGTGGCGGCGGAGGCCGAGCGCCTTGAGCTTGACGGCCACCGCATCCTCAAGCTCAACACCGGCAACCCGGCGATCTTCGGGTTCGAGGCGCCGGATGTGATCATGCGCGACATGATCGCCGCGCTGCCGACCTCCCAGGGATACTCCACCTCCAAGGGCATCATCCCGGCGCGCCGCGCGATCGTGACCCGATACGAGGTGATCCCGGGCTTCCCGTCTTTCGACGTCGAGGACGTCTACATCGGCAACGGCGTCTCCGAGCTCATCACCATGACGATGCAGGCGCTGCTCAACGACGGCGACGAGGTGCTCATCCCCGCGCCCGACTACCCGCTGTGGACCGCAGCGACGTCGCTGGCCGGCGGCAAGCCGGTGCACTACCTGTGCGACGAGGACAACAAGTGGTTCCCGGACATCGAGGACATTAAGGCAAAGGTCTCGGATAAGACCAAGGCCATCGTCATCATCAACCCGAACAACCCCACGGGCGCGGTGTACTCGAAGGAGATCCTGCAGCAAATCGTCGACATCGCCCGCGAGCACGACCTGCTCATCCTGGCCGACGAGATCTACGACCGCATCCTTTACGACGGTGCCGTGCACACCTCCATCGCGACGCTCGCACCCGATCTGCTGTGCATCACCTACAACGGCCTGTCCAAGGCCTACCGAGTCTGCGGCTACCGCGCCGGTTGGATGGTCGTGACCGGCCCGAAGCAGTACGCAAAGGGCTTCATCGAGGGCCTCGACCTGCTCTCAGGCACCCGTCTGTGCCCGAACGTTCCGGGGCAGCACGCCATTCAGGTCGCCCTCGGCGGGCGGCAGTCCATCTACGACCTCACCGCCGAGTCCGGGCGCCTACACAAGCAGCGCGACGCCGCGTGGGAGGGCCTCAACGCCATCCCAGGTGTCAGCTGCGTGAAGCCGATGGGCGCGCTGTACGCCTTCCCGAAGCTCGACCTCAATTACTACGACATCCACGACGACACGCAGCTCATGCTCGACCTGCTGCGCGCGGAGAAGATCCTCCTCGTCCAGGGCACGGGATTCAACTGGCCAAAGCCCGACCACTTCCGAGTAGTATTCCTGCCATGGGCTTCTGAGCTGAAGGAAGCAATCGAAAGGCTGGGCAACTTCCTGTCCGGCTACAAGCAGTAA
- a CDS encoding glycoside hydrolase family 3 N-terminal domain-containing protein, producing MITMRILARPLLALACVSALGLAACSNSQDASPQSAAQSAETSTSASYPSTASSDATTSATTEAPAPTVDVRAAAASLMMVGVRDFDDALWALNQGAGGIFIGSDTNPELLNVPGRDIATLRAQVAHPFQVSIDFEGGRVLRFPEILGNFPSPQVMAQTMSPDQVRGIAFDMGTSLAQHGVTVNFAPVLDVDGANLDVVGDRSFSDDPAVAGSYAASFAQGMLDAGVKPVFKHFPGHGRASGDSHTGQVVTPPLADVEQFDLVPYNTALSVTGAGVMVGHMVVPGLGEYLPSSLNPAAYQLLRSGSYPGGRPFDGVVYTDDLSGMKAVSDLMPPQQAAITALEAGADQALWISTAGLDEAIDGVVAAVNSGQYPREQFDRSVARVKLQFA from the coding sequence ATGATAACCATGAGAATCCTCGCGCGTCCCCTCTTAGCGCTCGCCTGCGTGAGTGCCTTGGGTCTCGCGGCGTGCTCGAATTCTCAAGACGCTTCGCCGCAGTCGGCTGCGCAATCGGCGGAGACTTCGACCTCCGCGAGCTACCCAAGCACTGCCTCTTCGGATGCAACGACTTCCGCGACCACCGAGGCCCCCGCCCCGACGGTCGATGTGCGCGCGGCGGCAGCGAGCCTCATGATGGTCGGTGTGCGCGACTTCGATGACGCGCTGTGGGCTCTGAACCAGGGCGCTGGCGGCATCTTCATCGGCTCCGACACGAACCCGGAGTTGCTGAACGTGCCTGGGCGGGACATCGCTACATTGCGCGCACAGGTCGCCCACCCCTTCCAGGTCAGCATCGATTTCGAGGGCGGCCGCGTGCTGCGCTTCCCCGAGATCCTCGGCAACTTTCCCTCGCCGCAGGTCATGGCGCAGACGATGAGTCCAGACCAGGTCCGGGGCATTGCCTTTGACATGGGTACCTCGCTGGCACAGCATGGGGTCACGGTCAACTTCGCACCGGTGCTCGATGTCGATGGTGCAAACCTTGACGTCGTCGGCGACCGTTCCTTCTCCGACGATCCCGCCGTGGCCGGTAGCTATGCGGCGTCCTTCGCGCAGGGGATGCTCGACGCGGGGGTCAAGCCGGTGTTCAAGCACTTCCCAGGGCATGGCCGCGCGAGCGGGGACTCGCACACCGGTCAGGTGGTCACCCCGCCGCTGGCAGATGTCGAGCAATTCGATCTCGTGCCGTACAACACGGCCCTCTCGGTGACGGGTGCGGGCGTGATGGTGGGGCACATGGTCGTACCTGGCCTAGGCGAGTACCTCCCGTCGAGCTTGAATCCGGCGGCCTACCAGTTGCTGCGTTCGGGAAGCTACCCGGGCGGGCGCCCATTCGATGGCGTGGTCTATACCGATGACCTGTCCGGCATGAAAGCGGTCTCCGACCTCATGCCTCCGCAGCAGGCGGCGATCACCGCACTTGAGGCTGGCGCCGACCAGGCGCTGTGGATTTCCACGGCCGGCCTCGACGAAGCGATCGATGGGGTCGTCGCGGCGGTCAATAGCGGCCAATACCCCCGCGAGCAGTTCGATCGCAGCGTTGCCCGCGTGAAGTTGCAGTTCGCTTAG
- a CDS encoding DUF2613 domain-containing protein yields the protein MAFESDSLNRRSLGPVIASGVVGIALGVVAVVGASTFSDRNTIPTSDAATADQSLLGDPQYGSRQ from the coding sequence ATGGCATTCGAATCCGACTCTCTCAATCGCCGCAGCCTTGGCCCCGTCATCGCGAGCGGAGTCGTTGGAATCGCCTTGGGAGTCGTCGCAGTCGTGGGTGCATCGACATTTAGTGACCGAAACACCATCCCCACCTCCGATGCCGCCACCGCGGATCAGTCCCTTCTGGGCGACCCACAGTACGGCTCGCGCCAGTAA
- a CDS encoding GNAT family N-acetyltransferase yields MTIEVRPATSFDDVALLLGPKKPTSNVCFCLSYRLGSKENNALRGPARAEKVRELCNLDIPPGVIAYLDGEPVGWAAVQPRRDTSFARSRRIPRIDDRDPWCVWCFRVRPGHRKQGIMHPLLEGAVDFARSRGAEVIEGYPVDNDGQRIDTTMAYVGSRSLFDAHGFRLASPTTSMLGGFPRVIMRKELA; encoded by the coding sequence ATGACCATCGAGGTACGCCCTGCAACGAGTTTCGACGACGTCGCGCTTCTCCTTGGCCCGAAGAAGCCCACCTCCAACGTGTGTTTCTGCCTGTCGTACCGCTTGGGATCCAAGGAGAACAATGCGCTGCGTGGCCCCGCGCGCGCAGAGAAGGTCCGGGAGCTTTGCAACCTCGACATCCCACCCGGGGTCATCGCTTACCTCGACGGCGAGCCGGTTGGCTGGGCGGCGGTGCAGCCTCGCCGCGACACGAGCTTCGCGCGAAGTCGTCGCATCCCGCGCATCGACGACCGCGACCCGTGGTGCGTCTGGTGCTTCCGCGTGCGCCCCGGCCACCGCAAGCAGGGCATCATGCACCCACTGCTCGAAGGCGCCGTCGACTTCGCGCGCTCACGCGGCGCGGAGGTCATTGAAGGATACCCGGTCGACAACGACGGCCAGCGCATCGATACAACGATGGCCTACGTCGGTTCGCGTTCGCTTTTCGACGCCCATGGTTTCCGCCTCGCCTCCCCCACCACCTCCATGCTGGGCGGCTTCCCGCGGGTGATCATGCGCAAGGAGTTGGCCTAG
- a CDS encoding alpha-(1->3)-arabinofuranosyltransferase domain-containing protein, whose product MHLLGWLALCLIFFLQSPGLTAADTKLDLVADPTKFLHDALSAYTDTFTLGQLQNQAYGYLFPQGFFFLLAGPLPDWVAQRLWWTLVCGIGFSGFLALSRRLGVGTPVFQVVAASLYALSPHTLTTLGAISSETWPAMLAPWILLPFLGPKVGRAQVAASVIGVACLGAVNATATLAACVPAGVALLFYRRFKALAAWLGGCLLVSSWWIVPLVVLARYSSPFTDYIESAGVTTRWLNLAEILRGTTSWAPFVDSERIAGNALVTSPYFVVATLIVAGAGLVGLGKSFPRHAFFVALLGIGIFILGGAHLATTFLDGTGSALRNVHKFDLLVRLPLAVGLAALGPSIASIASASKKATAVALCIVFAVGATAPVFNRVLPQGAYQQIPDYWKQAAEFINANAVNTRTLILPSSSFARQTWGWTRDEPAQALLDVPWAVRDAIPLVDPEAIRGLDGLTERPTEDNLTRMGIGAIIVRHDLSGNDVSTASYFPEADVQSFGDVDVVLLNPKLSMLMTQQVNLPTVAGGGEILSLLGAGSYQLVGGDADIVTDTPALVARNYGTLGSVSAPLASTSEGKDVLNPVKDYPSVGPMSVVSEVGHVSASSSASDATSFGGSVPSESITAAVDGNDQTAWYPTPGTQQGQWIEVTPDQFPARTITIETTGDTVELEVSAGQAHVSAVAAPREPLTLTVPGDGNSPVRITLGASKYRVGISEVSFAEGTVSRVLTVPDTSPNVSEFLFQRVLSGEKEIVRSFTAPRDMTVSVSPSECFREVLIDDHSYRCGDDVQLAQGRHTLRTLAQSIKLTVPGFADAGTPNDVLTLGDDGQVKVDASDRDRLLVTTRSVNSGLRGYIETSSGEVALEPRTVNAGSQAFVVPAGTSGSFRMTFAGNRPYRWGLLVGAVVGFLTVAVCLLLVDATRRRPSAEGELHPDSGPEEVVAWLLVALGCVASIGWPAVIVALAMWAIHRFTIIPRALMTSALAVTAAMWLARAPWPSAHYAGGSLLLGLVCAGALLGATLPRAWLARNAATIPETSGPGAPAA is encoded by the coding sequence GTGCACCTTCTCGGTTGGCTCGCTCTTTGTCTTATCTTTTTCTTGCAGTCTCCTGGGCTGACTGCCGCTGACACGAAGCTCGATCTCGTGGCGGACCCCACGAAGTTCCTGCATGATGCGCTCAGCGCCTACACTGACACGTTTACCCTCGGCCAGTTACAAAATCAGGCATACGGGTATCTCTTTCCACAGGGCTTCTTCTTTCTCCTAGCAGGCCCGCTCCCCGATTGGGTGGCGCAACGGCTGTGGTGGACACTCGTGTGCGGCATTGGGTTTTCCGGTTTTCTAGCGCTAAGCAGAAGGCTTGGGGTCGGCACGCCTGTTTTTCAAGTCGTTGCGGCATCCTTGTATGCACTGTCCCCGCATACACTCACGACGCTGGGTGCCATCAGCTCAGAGACGTGGCCGGCCATGCTTGCTCCGTGGATCCTGTTGCCTTTCTTGGGGCCGAAGGTCGGACGCGCGCAAGTCGCTGCATCGGTGATAGGCGTCGCATGTCTCGGCGCAGTGAATGCAACGGCGACGCTCGCGGCCTGCGTTCCCGCGGGCGTTGCGCTCCTGTTCTACCGGCGGTTCAAGGCGCTGGCCGCGTGGCTAGGCGGTTGCCTCCTCGTCAGCTCGTGGTGGATAGTCCCCCTCGTGGTGCTGGCTAGGTACTCCAGCCCGTTCACGGATTACATCGAGTCAGCAGGCGTTACCACCCGGTGGCTCAATCTCGCGGAGATCCTTCGAGGAACGACAAGCTGGGCACCGTTCGTGGACAGCGAACGCATCGCGGGCAATGCCTTGGTGACCAGCCCGTACTTTGTCGTCGCAACCCTCATCGTGGCTGGAGCGGGACTCGTCGGCCTCGGCAAGTCCTTCCCTAGGCATGCCTTTTTCGTGGCACTTTTAGGGATCGGCATCTTCATCCTCGGCGGGGCACACCTTGCAACGACTTTCCTCGACGGCACTGGGTCCGCCTTACGCAACGTGCACAAGTTCGATCTGTTGGTTCGACTCCCGCTTGCGGTGGGCCTTGCCGCACTAGGGCCGAGCATCGCCAGCATAGCGTCGGCAAGCAAGAAAGCAACCGCGGTGGCGCTTTGCATCGTTTTCGCAGTGGGTGCGACTGCGCCGGTGTTCAATCGGGTCTTACCGCAGGGCGCCTACCAGCAGATCCCGGACTATTGGAAGCAAGCGGCGGAGTTTATCAATGCAAACGCCGTCAACACTCGCACGCTGATCTTGCCGTCGAGTAGCTTCGCCCGGCAAACCTGGGGGTGGACCCGCGACGAACCTGCGCAGGCGCTTCTCGACGTTCCGTGGGCGGTGCGCGACGCCATCCCGCTGGTCGACCCCGAGGCCATCCGCGGTCTCGACGGGCTCACGGAGCGCCCCACCGAAGACAATCTCACGCGCATGGGCATCGGCGCGATCATCGTTCGCCACGATCTTTCCGGGAACGACGTCTCTACCGCGTCATACTTCCCCGAAGCGGACGTGCAAAGCTTCGGCGACGTCGACGTGGTGCTGCTCAATCCGAAGCTCAGCATGCTCATGACGCAGCAAGTCAACCTACCCACCGTGGCTGGTGGCGGCGAGATCCTTTCGCTTCTCGGCGCTGGCTCCTACCAACTCGTCGGCGGCGACGCGGACATCGTGACAGACACGCCGGCGCTCGTTGCCCGCAACTACGGCACGCTTGGTAGCGTCTCGGCGCCTTTGGCGTCGACAAGCGAAGGAAAAGACGTGCTCAACCCCGTCAAGGACTATCCCTCCGTGGGGCCCATGAGCGTCGTTTCGGAGGTCGGACATGTCTCCGCATCGTCCTCGGCCTCCGATGCAACAAGTTTCGGCGGCAGTGTACCGTCGGAGTCAATCACCGCGGCCGTCGACGGCAACGACCAGACCGCCTGGTATCCCACACCAGGAACGCAGCAGGGGCAATGGATCGAGGTCACGCCCGATCAGTTCCCGGCGCGCACCATCACCATCGAAACCACCGGGGACACCGTGGAACTCGAGGTATCGGCGGGCCAGGCGCATGTCTCTGCAGTCGCAGCGCCGCGCGAGCCCTTGACTCTGACGGTGCCCGGTGACGGTAACTCCCCCGTACGCATCACCCTCGGCGCATCGAAATACCGGGTGGGTATCTCGGAGGTATCCTTCGCCGAGGGAACCGTGAGCCGCGTTCTCACCGTGCCAGATACCTCCCCCAATGTCAGCGAATTCCTGTTCCAACGCGTGCTCAGCGGGGAAAAGGAGATCGTTCGCTCGTTTACCGCGCCGCGTGACATGACGGTGTCGGTCTCCCCCTCCGAGTGCTTCCGAGAGGTTCTCATCGATGACCACTCCTATCGGTGTGGGGATGACGTGCAGCTCGCACAAGGCCGGCACACGCTGCGAACTTTGGCGCAGTCCATCAAGCTCACCGTCCCCGGTTTTGCAGACGCGGGAACCCCCAACGACGTCCTCACGCTCGGCGATGACGGCCAGGTGAAAGTCGATGCAAGCGATCGTGACCGCTTGCTCGTCACTACCCGTTCCGTGAACTCGGGGTTGCGCGGGTACATCGAGACCAGTAGCGGCGAGGTTGCGCTCGAACCGCGCACCGTCAACGCTGGCTCCCAAGCGTTCGTCGTACCCGCAGGCACCTCGGGTTCCTTCCGCATGACCTTTGCTGGCAACCGCCCCTACAGGTGGGGGCTTCTTGTCGGCGCCGTCGTCGGCTTCCTCACCGTTGCTGTCTGCTTGCTGCTTGTCGACGCTACGCGACGCCGCCCCTCGGCAGAGGGAGAACTACATCCTGACTCCGGACCTGAAGAAGTCGTTGCATGGCTACTAGTAGCCCTCGGTTGCGTTGCAAGCATCGGCTGGCCCGCCGTCATCGTTGCACTCGCGATGTGGGCTATCCACCGTTTCACCATCATTCCTCGGGCGCTGATGACCTCGGCGCTGGCCGTGACTGCCGCGATGTGGCTTGCGCGTGCTCCGTGGCCCAGCGCCCACTACGCCGGCGGCTCGCTTCTGCTCGGATTGGTCTGCGCCGGGGCACTCCTTGGTGCCACGCTGCCGCGTGCTTGGCTCGCCCGCAATGCTGCAACGATTCCCGAAACCAGCGGCCCGGGCGCTCCTGCAGCGTGA
- the dcd gene encoding dCTP deaminase — MLLSDRDIRTSIDSGELIIEPFDAALIQPSSVDVRMDRFFRVFNNSKYTHIDPKLQQDELTSLVEVAEDEPFVLHPGEFVLGSTLEKFTLPAHLAGRLEGKSSLGRLGLLTHSTAGFIDPGFSGYITLELSNVANLPITLWPGMKVGQLAIFKLSSPAETPYGSGALGSKYQGQRGPTPSKAYLNFR; from the coding sequence GTGCTTTTATCTGATCGCGACATCCGTACTTCCATCGACTCCGGCGAGCTGATCATCGAGCCCTTCGATGCGGCGCTCATCCAGCCGTCCAGCGTCGACGTGCGCATGGATCGGTTCTTCCGAGTGTTCAATAACTCCAAGTACACCCACATCGATCCGAAGTTGCAGCAAGACGAGCTGACCAGCCTCGTCGAGGTCGCCGAGGATGAGCCCTTCGTCTTGCACCCAGGCGAATTCGTGCTCGGATCCACGCTGGAGAAGTTCACCCTCCCCGCGCATCTTGCAGGCCGCCTCGAGGGCAAGTCGTCGCTCGGCCGACTCGGCCTGCTCACGCACTCGACCGCCGGGTTCATCGACCCGGGGTTCTCCGGCTACATCACCCTCGAGCTGTCGAACGTAGCCAACCTGCCGATTACCCTGTGGCCGGGGATGAAGGTAGGCCAGCTCGCGATCTTCAAGCTCAGCTCGCCTGCGGAGACCCCGTACGGATCCGGCGCGCTCGGCTCCAAGTACCAGGGCCAGCGGGGACCGACGCCGTCAAAGGCGTACCTCAACTTCCGCTAG
- a CDS encoding YibE/F family protein encodes MGRHSAPGKRRASDQPGPSYQGLQGTSGEPEVVATTSNGGSEGIDGDGSIRLWRKALAALLIVGAIVTAVGVGLLWPSREEPNVSPEFYTSFSLGQHQVDGQVVTMTPGACTAAELGKTFDDAPRVVPGSDSTCTWVITQIDSGDNAGKRTLLINSGQVGEPELKVGEKIRLVEAADADGSLNYSFGDYQRTTPLLAWLILIAVAIILFAAWRGFRALIGLFVTMVVVAIFFLPAILHGASPLLIAVFGGALILYLVLFLVHGWNWKTASALGGTLIALCFSAVLAHFAIAQNQLRGLGDDNNLHIILYLPDVSVTGLMLCGFIIGALGVLNDVAISQASTVNELSELDPQASPWRLFLSAMDVGRDHISSMVYTLVLSYTGASLPLLLLLSLSNRPITQTLSSDIMSTELLRSGIGALALTLAVPITTMIAAFTVPNREAKSTQ; translated from the coding sequence TTGGGACGACATAGCGCACCGGGGAAGCGCCGGGCTAGCGACCAACCGGGGCCTAGCTACCAGGGGCTACAGGGAACTTCGGGGGAGCCGGAAGTCGTTGCAACGACTTCAAACGGTGGTTCTGAAGGCATCGATGGTGACGGGAGTATCCGGCTGTGGCGCAAAGCGTTGGCAGCGTTGCTCATCGTTGGCGCGATCGTCACCGCGGTAGGCGTTGGCCTTTTGTGGCCAAGCAGAGAGGAGCCCAACGTCTCGCCGGAGTTCTACACCTCCTTCTCGCTCGGCCAGCACCAAGTAGACGGCCAGGTCGTCACCATGACGCCCGGCGCGTGCACTGCGGCCGAGCTCGGCAAGACCTTCGACGACGCCCCGCGCGTGGTCCCAGGCTCCGACTCCACCTGCACCTGGGTCATCACCCAGATCGACTCCGGCGACAACGCTGGCAAGCGCACCCTGCTCATCAACTCCGGCCAGGTGGGCGAGCCCGAGCTCAAGGTCGGCGAGAAGATCCGCCTCGTGGAGGCAGCCGACGCGGACGGGTCGCTCAACTACTCCTTCGGCGACTACCAGCGCACCACCCCGCTCCTCGCGTGGCTGATCCTCATCGCGGTGGCCATCATCCTATTCGCCGCGTGGCGAGGGTTCAGGGCGCTCATCGGACTTTTCGTCACGATGGTAGTCGTTGCAATATTCTTCCTTCCCGCCATCCTTCACGGCGCCTCGCCGCTGCTCATCGCGGTCTTCGGCGGTGCCTTGATCCTCTACCTCGTGCTGTTTCTGGTGCACGGCTGGAACTGGAAGACCGCCTCCGCGCTCGGCGGCACCCTCATCGCGCTGTGTTTCTCGGCGGTGCTGGCGCATTTCGCCATCGCGCAGAACCAATTGCGAGGGCTTGGCGACGACAACAACCTCCACATCATCTTGTACCTACCCGACGTGTCGGTCACGGGACTCATGCTCTGCGGCTTCATCATCGGTGCCTTGGGCGTGCTCAACGACGTCGCGATCTCCCAAGCCTCCACCGTCAACGAGCTCTCCGAGCTGGATCCGCAAGCCTCCCCCTGGCGGCTGTTCCTCTCCGCCATGGATGTTGGCCGCGACCACATCTCATCGATGGTTTACACCCTTGTCTTGAGCTACACAGGCGCGTCGTTGCCGCTGTTGCTGCTGCTGAGCCTATCCAATCGCCCCATCACGCAGACGCTCTCGAGCGACATCATGTCCACCGAGCTGCTGCGCTCCGGCATCGGCGCGCTGGCGCTGACCCTCGCGGTCCCGATCACAACGATGATCGCTGCATTTACGGTCCCTAACCGCGAAGCAAAGTCGACGCAATGA
- a CDS encoding DEAD/DEAH box helicase: protein MAKRHDRSVWKMSPEQLQQHLMLRGRATRIPDKKKENAKKACRGHRQAFGRMGARPTPCA from the coding sequence ATGGCGAAGCGACACGATCGCTCGGTATGGAAGATGTCCCCGGAACAGCTGCAACAACATCTCATGTTGCGTGGCCGGGCAACGAGGATACCGGACAAGAAGAAGGAAAACGCCAAGAAGGCCTGCCGTGGACACCGGCAGGCCTTCGGCCGTATGGGGGCTAGGCCAACTCCTTGCGCATGA
- a CDS encoding UDP-glucose dehydrogenase family protein, translating into MRMTVIGTGYLGATHAACMAELGHEVLGVDVDEKKIESLAKGEVPFFEPGLPEVLQRTSEVGRLRFSTSFEDAAAFANVHFLGVGTPQQKGSYAADLRYVRAAIESLVPLLEGEHIIFGKSTVPVGTAEEMQRLADSLVKPGSSVEIAWNPEFLREGFAVRDTITPDRIVVGVRPGASQAEAVAREVYATPLEGGTPFLVTDLATAELVKVAANAFLATKISFINAVSEVCEAAGADVTLLADAIGYDDRIGRKFLGAGLGFGGGCLPKDIRAFMARAGELGANEALTFLREVDAINMRRREHMVQLAKKAAGGSLIGKSVTVLGCAFKPNSDDVRDSPALNVAGQLSLQGAQTTVYDPQAMDNARAIFPTLNYAASAKEALQGADLVVLATEWREFVDLDPAEVAKLVRNAVIIDGRNVLDAKAWMDAGWTYKALGRSL; encoded by the coding sequence ATGCGAATGACGGTAATTGGCACCGGCTACCTCGGTGCAACCCACGCCGCCTGCATGGCCGAGCTCGGCCACGAGGTGCTCGGCGTGGACGTGGATGAGAAAAAGATCGAGTCCCTGGCAAAGGGTGAGGTCCCCTTCTTCGAGCCGGGCCTGCCGGAGGTTCTGCAGCGCACCAGCGAGGTGGGCAGGCTGCGCTTTAGCACGTCTTTCGAAGACGCCGCCGCGTTCGCCAACGTGCACTTCCTCGGTGTGGGCACCCCTCAGCAGAAGGGCTCCTATGCAGCCGACCTGCGCTACGTGCGTGCGGCGATCGAGTCCCTCGTTCCCTTGCTCGAGGGTGAGCACATCATCTTCGGAAAGTCGACGGTGCCGGTGGGCACGGCGGAGGAGATGCAACGACTTGCCGACTCCCTCGTAAAGCCCGGCTCAAGCGTAGAGATCGCCTGGAATCCGGAGTTTCTGCGCGAGGGCTTCGCGGTCCGCGACACCATCACCCCCGACCGCATCGTCGTCGGCGTCCGCCCGGGTGCCTCTCAAGCAGAGGCGGTCGCCCGCGAAGTCTATGCAACCCCGCTCGAGGGCGGAACGCCGTTCCTCGTGACGGACCTAGCCACTGCGGAACTCGTCAAAGTCGCTGCAAACGCCTTCCTCGCCACGAAGATCTCCTTCATCAACGCGGTCAGCGAGGTCTGCGAGGCGGCCGGCGCGGATGTCACCCTGCTTGCCGACGCCATCGGCTACGACGATCGCATCGGCCGGAAGTTCCTCGGCGCCGGACTGGGCTTCGGCGGCGGCTGCCTGCCCAAGGATATCCGCGCCTTTATGGCGCGCGCAGGTGAGCTCGGCGCCAACGAGGCGCTGACGTTCCTCCGCGAAGTCGATGCAATCAACATGCGCCGCCGCGAGCACATGGTCCAGCTCGCGAAGAAGGCCGCGGGCGGCTCGCTCATCGGCAAGTCCGTGACCGTGCTGGGCTGCGCCTTCAAGCCCAACTCCGACGACGTTCGCGACTCCCCGGCGCTCAACGTTGCGGGCCAGTTGTCGCTGCAGGGCGCCCAAACCACTGTCTACGATCCGCAGGCAATGGACAACGCCCGCGCGATCTTTCCGACCCTCAACTACGCAGCCAGCGCGAAGGAAGCGTTGCAAGGCGCCGACCTTGTGGTGCTGGCGACCGAGTGGCGCGAGTTCGTCGACCTCGATCCCGCCGAGGTGGCGAAGCTCGTGCGCAACGCGGTCATCATCGATGGGCGCAACGTTCTCGACGCGAAGGCGTGGATGGACGCCGGATGGACCTACAAGGCGCTGGGCCGCAGCCTGTAA